The Marinomonas profundi DNA segment GTCTTCGGACATTAGTATGGCGCAAGCGGAAGACGAAACGATTAAGTTTCTGGCGCAATATGTACCAGCAGGTAAATCGCCTATTTGTGGTAACAGTGTTGGCCAAGATCGTCGTTTTTTATACCGTTACATGCCGAATCTGGAAGTGTTTTTCCATTACCGTTATTTGGATGTTAGTACGGTGAAAGAGTTGGCTAGACGGTGGAAGCCAGAAGCGTTGGAGGGGTTTCATAAAACCGGCGCTCACTTGGCCTTGGATGATATTTTAGAGTCTATTGGCGAATTAAAACATTACCGCCGGACTATGTTTGGTCTGGATGATAAAGAATAAATGATGTTGCGATGATTTTGGGGCAAGCCTTATTAAAACGTTAAGGCTTGTTTTTTTATTTGTTGCTAGTTTAGTGCTGAAATGCCATCCCAGATAAGTTTGACCCCGGTGAGAAAGAGAAAGCTGTACATGGCTTTGAAAAACACTGTGGTGGATATTTTGTAATGTAGCCAAGCACCGAGTTGAACGCCTAAAAAAGCCACGGGTATAAAGCTGAGTGAGAGCAGTATATTTGAGGTGTTAAATTGCCCAAGCATGCCGTATGGAATGAGCTTAACGTAGTTGATTGCAGTGAATATAACGGCTGCGGTTGCGACGTATTGGGTTTTATCAAGATTGGCTCGGAGTAAATATACGCTCATTGGCGGTCCACCCGCATGAGCAATAAAGCTGGTGAAGCCGCCAAGGCCGCACCAAAACTTGCCTGCAATGGCGCTAAGTGGCTCGAGTGGCGTGACTCGATTTTTTCTTGGCCAAGCGTTGAGTGTAAAGCCCACAGCAATAACGCCTACCATTATTTTTAGCCAATCGGTCGAAAACCACGATGCCGTCAATCCGCCAATAATAACGCCTATGATAGCGGCTGGAATGCACTTGATAAGCTGCTCTGTGTTCCACTTCTTCCAGAATTTTTGCACGGTAAAAATGTCCATCATGCATAAAATAGGCAGCATAATAGCGGCCGCTACGGTGGGGGACGTTTGCAGAGAGATAAGTGGTACCGCAATGATACCAAAGGCTCCAGAAAAACCACCTTTAGAGATGCCGGTGATAAAAACGGCAATGGCAATGAGGGAGATAAGTAACCAATCCATAGAAGTCCTTGGTAGGTGTTTGCGGTTGATGAGATACAGTGTTGGCTAATTATGAGTGAATACGGCTTGTTTCAAAAGGCTTCTGTATTAGAATTGTCATTATAAGGCTGGCTGACTCGTTAAGCCGTATTTTGGTGGAAAGGAATGGTGGAAAGGAATAGTGGCAATGCGAATAGAAAAAGAAGTGTACGGTGAAGAGGCGATGGAGCGGTTAGGAGGGTCTATTGCTTTGGTTTTAAAAAACGGTGGAGTGGTCTATTTAGAGGGTGACTTAGGGATGGGTAAAACCACCTTGGTAAGAGGGGTATTACGAGGCTTGGGGTATCAAGGGCCCGTAAAAAGTCCAACCTATACTCTTGTTGAGCCGTATGAATTAAGTGGTTTAGAGGTCAATCATTTTGACCTGTATCGAGTGGCCGATGCCGAAGAGCTTGAGTATATGGGGATTCGCGATTACTTTACAGAAGGCAGCTTGTGTTTGATTGAATGGGCAGATATGGGGCGTGGCGTGCTTCCTGAGGCGGATTGGGTTATTTCTCTCGGTCTGATTCGGCAAGGTCGTCATGTTTCTTTAGAGGCGCAAACAGAAAAAGGCTATGCCGCTTTTCATGCTTTGCAAAAGGTTATTACTTCTTGATGTATAGATGTCTTTACTATAAGTAAGATTGAGATCCATTTAATCAGCGGTTATAGTGTGACAGATATACTAGCTAGCTGTCTGATATGCATACTAAATTTCAAATTTGTGTTTTTGTTTTTATTAATTTAATCCTGTCTATTACATGTTCAAGTGTGGTGGCGGCAGAGGTTCGAGATATTCGCGTTGCTCAACAAGAGGGGGTGACGCGTTTGGTATTTGAGCTGTCTGAAGCCTCAGAGCATCGTATTTTTTCTCTTTCCAATCCAGAACGAATTGTTTTGGATGTTAGTAATGTCGCTTTAACTCCGTCTGTCGTTAATGGTTTGTCTGCGCTATCGTCTGATGTGTTGATGCGAATTCGTTATGCGAAGCGAGATGATGGTGTCCGCTTTGTGCTTGATCTCGCGCAATCGGCTAAGGCCAAAAGTACGGTGTTGGCGGCTAATGCGACTTATGGTCCTCGTATATTGGTTGAACTTGAGTATGGCGCTCGAAAGCCTGCCACCATTGTTAAAAGCTTAGCGAATTTGTCAAAAGAGAAGCGCGATATTGTGATTGCCATTGATCCTGGGCATGGCGGTAAAGACCCAGGAGCATTGGGGCAGTACAAGGTCCGAGAAAAAGATATTGTTTTGTCGATTGGTAAAGAGTTGGCGAGTCGAATCAATGCGGTGGATGGGTTTAAAGCGGTATTGACACGATCGACCGATACTTACCTTCAGCTGCGTGACCGCTCTCGTGTGGCACGTGAGGCGAATGCGGATTTAATGATTTCAGTTCATGCAGACGCTTTTACTCAACCGAGTGCGCGCGGTGCGTCGGTTTGGGCGCTCTCTTTGAGCGGTAAGACTTCTGAGATGGGGCGGTGGTTGGCTCAACAGGAAAATTCGGCTGATCTGGTCGGCGGTATTTCATTGGATGATAAAGATCAGCTGTTGGCGGAAGTGCTGTTGGATATGTCGATGAACTCGACTATTCAGATGAGTTTAAACGTTGGGAATAGCGTGTTGGGTGAAATGAGAGGCGTGGCTGTGTTGCATAAAGATACGGTGCAGCAGGCGGGTTTTGTGGTGTTGAAATCACCTGATATTCCTTCTATTTTGGTTGAAACTGGGTTTGTTTCTAATAAAACCGAGGCGAAGAATTTATCTAGTAGAGCGTACCGGGTCAAGCTGGCAACATCGATTGCTAAGGGTGTGGTTGATTATTTTACCAAGAATGCCCCTGATGGTACCTTGGTGGCTTGGAAGCAAAAAAAGCATTCTGACTATATTTACACGGTAGATAAAGGCGATACTTTGTCGGAGATTGCGCGTCGCAATCAAGTTCCTCTGCCGACCTTGCGTCAAGCTAATAATTTGAATAACGATGTTATTCGGATAGGTCAGAAGCTCGTTATACCAGCTGGGTAAATTTTTTAAGTTCTTAGGTTCTTATTGTTGTTGTTTTTTAGGCCCTTATTGTTAGTAATAAGGGTTGTTTTCATACATAAAGGTCGCTCATGCAAAGAATTAGTCTTTTATCTCCGCGTTTAGCGAACCAAATTGCGGCGGGAGAGGTGGTCGAACGGCCTGCTTCCGTAGTGAAGGAGTTACTCGAAAATAGCCTAGATGCTGGATCGTCGCAGCTTGATATTGATGTCGAGCAGGGCGGCGTAAGACGTATAAAAATACGCGATAATGGCACGGGGATTATGAAAGACGATTTGTCTTTGGCCTTGAGTCGTCATGCGACCAGTAAAATTATTACGTTGGATGATTTGGAGGCGGTTCGTACGCTTGGTTTCCGAGGCGAGGCGTTAGCCAGTATCAGCTCGGTGTCTCGGATGCATCTTACCTCTCAGGCTGAAAATGAAGTGGAAGCTTGGCGTGTTGAGGCGGAGGGAAAAGACATGGCGACGGCGATTCGCCCTGCTTCACATCCACAAGGCACGACGATTGAAGTGCGTGATTTATTCTTCAATACCCCTGCTCGGCGCAAGTTTTTGCGCACAGAGAAAACCGAATTTGCGCATCTAGAAGAAGTGGTGAAAAGGCTGGCGTTAAGTCGTTATGAGACAGGTTTTCGCTTAAGTCATAATGGCAAGCAGGTTTATGATTTGCGTCCTGTCACTGATCAGCTGCATGCTGAGCATAGGTTGGCGACCTTACTGGGTAAAAAATTCATTGAAAACTCGTTGACATTAGATGTTGAAGCGGCGGGGTTGCGTCTGTGGGGGTGGATTGGTTTGCCGACCTTTTCACGGTCTCAGGCAGATCTGCAGTATTTCTTTGTGAATGGTCGCGTGGTGAAAGACAAATTAGTCGCTCATGCGGTGCGTCAGGCTTATCGCGATGTTTTGTATAATGGCCGTCATCCTACCTTTGTTTTGTATCTAGAATTAGACCCTTCAACAGTTGATGTCAATGTTCATCCTACCAAGCATGAAGTGCGCTTTCGTGATGGTCGCTTGGTGCATGATTTCTTGTTTAGCCGAATTCACAAAGCGATTGCGGATGTGCGGCCTGAATCTGATGCGGCGCCTACGGGGATACAGGATTCTGTTAGCAGTGAGCCTGCGCTATATGGTGCGAGCATTACTGAGCAATCCGCTTTACCCTTGTCTAATCGACCCAGCGCTACGTCAATGGATTGGATGCGGTCAGCGTCAAACTCATTGGGTGCTTCCGAGGTGCGAGGGCAGCTTGACGGTATGAGTCGCCTTTCGGGTTATGCTCAAGAATATGTGTCTACCACTGAAACAGTTGACCCTGAAACAGGTGAAGTGCGAGAAGTGTCTTCTCCTAGTAGCTTGGGGCAGGGTGTCAATCCGTTGGTGAGGTCTGAAGGGGATTATCAAGCCGTGCCGCCGTTGGGTTTTGCGGTGGCGCAATTACATGGTGTGTATATTCTTTCTGAGAGTGAGCAAGGGCTGATTTTGGTGGATATGCACGCGGCTCATGAGCGAATTGTTTATGAGCGTATGAAAACGGCTTTTTATCAAAAAAACATTGCCTCTCAGCCCCTGTTGGTGCCGATTAATATTGCTGTGTCACAGAGTGAGGCAGACCTTGTTGAAGAAAATGGGTCGGTGTTTGAGTCGTTTGGCTTTCGTGTAGAAAGAACGGGGTTAGAAAGTGTGATGGTGCGTGAGGTGCCAGTAATATTGATCCGAGGCGATGTAGAGAGCCTGGTGCGTGATGTGATTAGTGATTTGTCCGCGAACGGTGTGTCGGATTTAATGGCGTCTCGGGCGAATGAGCTGATGGCGTCTATGGCGTGCCATGGTGCTGTGCGGGCGAATCGTAAACTGACGATTGCGGAAATGAATAGTCTGCTTCGGGATATGGAAGTAACGGAGCGCAGTGGTCAATGCAATCATGGTCGACCGACTTGGGCGCATTTAACTATGTCTGATTTGGATAAACTCTTTTTGAGGGGGCGTTAATATGGCAAAGCCACATGTTGTTTGTTTGATGGGGCCGACGGCCTCGGGGAAAACCGGGTTGGCCGTCGAATTGGCTCAGCATCATGATTTTGAGATTATTAGCGTCGATTCTGCTTTAGTGTACAAAGGGATGGACATTGGTACGGCAAAGCCCGATGCGGATTTGTTGTCTAAAGCGCCCCATCGACTGATTGATATTATAGACCCGCTTGAGTCTTATTCGGCGGCTGATTTTGTGACAGACGCGGTTGAGCAGGCGCAAGAGATTTTGTCGAAAGGCAAGACGCCGCTTTTGGTGGGGGGCACCATGATGTATTTTAATGCCCTGCAAAAAGGGTTGGCAGAAATGCCCACTGCCAATGCTGAATTGCGCGCTATTATAGAAGGTGAGGCCGCGCTGAAAGGTTGGCCTGCATTGCATGAAGAATTGCAAAAAATTGACCCTGAAGCCGCTTTGCGTATCCATCCTAATGATCCGCAGCGCCTGCAGAGGGCGCTTGAGGTGTTTCGTTTGACGGGGCGGTCTATGACCCAGCTTTGGGCTGAGCAAGAGCCCGTTTCTTTGCCATTTGAGATGATCAATATGGCGGTCATGCCGAAAGAGCGAAGTGTTTTGCATGAGCGTATTGAGCAGCGTTTTTATGAGATGATGGAGCAGGGCTTTTTGGCTGAGGTTGAGGGGCTTTATCGGCGTGGAGATTTGTCTATTGATATGCCTTCAATGCGTTGTGTTGGTTATCGACAGTTGTGGCAGTATTTAGAGGGTGATGATTTGCTAGATGATGCTATCTTTAAGGGGGTGGTGGCGTCTCGTCAGTTGGCTAAAAGGCAGTTAACTTGGCTACGAGGTTGGGAAGATTTAATGATTTTTGATAGTTTGTCAAAAGATCTTGTGCCTGAGGCCTTGAATTACATCGAAAGCAAGATTATATAGGGGAAATCGGTAATAAATTGGTGTAGTATCTACGATATTGTTTTATCAATATTTAATTTAATTTTTTGCGCTTACTTAAGGAGATTCCAATGTCAAAAGGGCAATCATTACAAGACCCTTATCTAAATATTCTACGTAAAGAAAGAGTGCCAGTGTCTATCTTTCTTGTAAATGGAATTAAGCTTCAAGGTCAAATCGAATCATTCGATCAGTTTGTGATTCTATTGAAAAATACCGTTAGTCAAATGGTTTATAAACATGCCATTTCGACGGTAGTGCCTTCTCGTACTATCCGCGTCCCGTCTCCTGATCAGCCGGAAGATGCTGCTGAATAGTTTGTCTTTAATCGGGCAAGCAGAGGAATACCATATTGTTTTTTGAACGTCCAGATAGTGGTGAAATAGCTGTATTGGTCCATATAGATTTTAATGATCAAAAAGAATCTTATGGACCTGAAGAGTTTGTTGAACTTGCTATTTCGGCTGGTGCAGACCCTGTTGCTGTTGTTTCGGGGTCTCGTCAGCGTCCTGATGCTAGGTACTTTATTGGTACTGGTAAGTTAGCCGAAATAAAAGATATTGTGGATCGAGAAGAGGCGCAAGTTGTGCTTTTTGATCATGCTTTGTCCCCTTCCCAAGAGCGCAATCTAGAAAGTGTTTTGCAGTGCCGGGTGCTTGATCGCACCGGGCTCATACTTGATATTTTTGCTCAGCGTGCGCGTACCCATGAGGGTAAGTTGCAGGTAGAGTTAGCGCAATTACAACATATGTCGACCCGTCTTATTCGAGGCTGGACACACCTAGAGCGCCAAAAAGGCGGTATAGGGATGCGTGGCCCCGGTGAAACTCAGCTTGAGACTGACCGTCGATTGCTTAGAGAGCGTATCAAGGCTATTCAAAAAAGGTTGGCAAAAGTAGGTTCTCAGCGTGATCAGAATCGTCGGTCTCGTGATCGATCTTCTGTACCAACCGTTTCTTTGGTTGGTTATACCAACGCGGGTAAGTCAACCTTGTTTAATCGTGCTACTGGTGCCGATGTTTATGCTGCGGATCAGTTGTTTGCGACACTGGATCCGACGTTGAGACGTTTGGATATAGAACAGATTGGCTCTATTGTGTTGGCGGATACTGTTGGCTTTATTCGTCAATTGCCTCATCGATTGATTAAAGCGTTTCAGGCGACCTTAAAAGAGTCTTCGGAAGCGGATTTGTTATTGCATGTGGTGGATGCGGCCGATGTATCTCGTGATGAGAATATGGCTCATGTCGATTCTGTGCTAGAAGAAATTGGTGCGAATGAAGTGCCAATGCTGATTGTGTTTAATAAAATTGATGCCTTGCCAACGGCAGAGCCCCGAATCGATAGAGATGCTAACGGGAACCCTTTTCGAGTTTGGTTGTCTGCTCGTGATGGTCAGGGCATTGATTTACTTAAACAGGCGATAGCTGAGCTATTGGCGGAAGATGTTTTTAGTGAAACGCTTTATTTGCCCAGTAAGTATGGGCGCTTAAGGGCGATGCTGTTTGAGCATGGAGCGGTGAGGTCGGAGCGCTTTGATGAAACCGGTCAATTTGTGCTTGATGTAAAACTGCCAAAAAAAGATTATTTACAGATTCTGGCTCGTGCTGGTATGTCTGAAGATCAGATAGAAATCACCTGAGCTGTACAGTGTTATCATTAAAATAAAGTGGAGATGTAGTATGGCCTGGAATGAACCGGGTAATAACGACAATGACCCATGGAATCCAGATAAAAACCGTAATAATGGTGCTGGGCGTCCGGACGAAGGTCGTGAGAAAGACGCCGATAAAGATCCTTGGGGTCGCAAGCCTGGAGGCAAAGAGCAAGGTCCTCCGGATTTGGATGAGGCTTTTCGTAAATTGATGGATATGTTGGGCGTTAAAAAGTCCCGCAAATCTGGTGGTCCCAATGGTGGTGACTCGGGTATGTCTAACAAATTTGGTGGTGGCATAATTGCCATTATTTTGTTGG contains these protein-coding regions:
- the orn gene encoding oligoribonuclease, with product MSLNEENLVWIDLEMTGLDPDQDTIIEIATVVTDKHLNVLAKGPNLVIHQEKAVMDAMDEWCTQHHGDSGLTARVLSSDISMAQAEDETIKFLAQYVPAGKSPICGNSVGQDRRFLYRYMPNLEVFFHYRYLDVSTVKELARRWKPEALEGFHKTGAHLALDDILESIGELKHYRRTMFGLDDKE
- a CDS encoding sulfite exporter TauE/SafE family protein produces the protein MDWLLISLIAIAVFITGISKGGFSGAFGIIAVPLISLQTSPTVAAAIMLPILCMMDIFTVQKFWKKWNTEQLIKCIPAAIIGVIIGGLTASWFSTDWLKIMVGVIAVGFTLNAWPRKNRVTPLEPLSAIAGKFWCGLGGFTSFIAHAGGPPMSVYLLRANLDKTQYVATAAVIFTAINYVKLIPYGMLGQFNTSNILLSLSFIPVAFLGVQLGAWLHYKISTTVFFKAMYSFLFLTGVKLIWDGISALN
- the tsaE gene encoding tRNA (adenosine(37)-N6)-threonylcarbamoyltransferase complex ATPase subunit type 1 TsaE, which produces MRIEKEVYGEEAMERLGGSIALVLKNGGVVYLEGDLGMGKTTLVRGVLRGLGYQGPVKSPTYTLVEPYELSGLEVNHFDLYRVADAEELEYMGIRDYFTEGSLCLIEWADMGRGVLPEADWVISLGLIRQGRHVSLEAQTEKGYAAFHALQKVITS
- a CDS encoding N-acetylmuramoyl-L-alanine amidase; translated protein: MHTKFQICVFVFINLILSITCSSVVAAEVRDIRVAQQEGVTRLVFELSEASEHRIFSLSNPERIVLDVSNVALTPSVVNGLSALSSDVLMRIRYAKRDDGVRFVLDLAQSAKAKSTVLAANATYGPRILVELEYGARKPATIVKSLANLSKEKRDIVIAIDPGHGGKDPGALGQYKVREKDIVLSIGKELASRINAVDGFKAVLTRSTDTYLQLRDRSRVAREANADLMISVHADAFTQPSARGASVWALSLSGKTSEMGRWLAQQENSADLVGGISLDDKDQLLAEVLLDMSMNSTIQMSLNVGNSVLGEMRGVAVLHKDTVQQAGFVVLKSPDIPSILVETGFVSNKTEAKNLSSRAYRVKLATSIAKGVVDYFTKNAPDGTLVAWKQKKHSDYIYTVDKGDTLSEIARRNQVPLPTLRQANNLNNDVIRIGQKLVIPAG
- the mutL gene encoding DNA mismatch repair endonuclease MutL; the protein is MQRISLLSPRLANQIAAGEVVERPASVVKELLENSLDAGSSQLDIDVEQGGVRRIKIRDNGTGIMKDDLSLALSRHATSKIITLDDLEAVRTLGFRGEALASISSVSRMHLTSQAENEVEAWRVEAEGKDMATAIRPASHPQGTTIEVRDLFFNTPARRKFLRTEKTEFAHLEEVVKRLALSRYETGFRLSHNGKQVYDLRPVTDQLHAEHRLATLLGKKFIENSLTLDVEAAGLRLWGWIGLPTFSRSQADLQYFFVNGRVVKDKLVAHAVRQAYRDVLYNGRHPTFVLYLELDPSTVDVNVHPTKHEVRFRDGRLVHDFLFSRIHKAIADVRPESDAAPTGIQDSVSSEPALYGASITEQSALPLSNRPSATSMDWMRSASNSLGASEVRGQLDGMSRLSGYAQEYVSTTETVDPETGEVREVSSPSSLGQGVNPLVRSEGDYQAVPPLGFAVAQLHGVYILSESEQGLILVDMHAAHERIVYERMKTAFYQKNIASQPLLVPINIAVSQSEADLVEENGSVFESFGFRVERTGLESVMVREVPVILIRGDVESLVRDVISDLSANGVSDLMASRANELMASMACHGAVRANRKLTIAEMNSLLRDMEVTERSGQCNHGRPTWAHLTMSDLDKLFLRGR
- the miaA gene encoding tRNA (adenosine(37)-N6)-dimethylallyltransferase MiaA, which translates into the protein MAKPHVVCLMGPTASGKTGLAVELAQHHDFEIISVDSALVYKGMDIGTAKPDADLLSKAPHRLIDIIDPLESYSAADFVTDAVEQAQEILSKGKTPLLVGGTMMYFNALQKGLAEMPTANAELRAIIEGEAALKGWPALHEELQKIDPEAALRIHPNDPQRLQRALEVFRLTGRSMTQLWAEQEPVSLPFEMINMAVMPKERSVLHERIEQRFYEMMEQGFLAEVEGLYRRGDLSIDMPSMRCVGYRQLWQYLEGDDLLDDAIFKGVVASRQLAKRQLTWLRGWEDLMIFDSLSKDLVPEALNYIESKII
- the hfq gene encoding RNA chaperone Hfq, translated to MSKGQSLQDPYLNILRKERVPVSIFLVNGIKLQGQIESFDQFVILLKNTVSQMVYKHAISTVVPSRTIRVPSPDQPEDAAE
- the hflX gene encoding ribosome rescue GTPase HflX, with amino-acid sequence MFFERPDSGEIAVLVHIDFNDQKESYGPEEFVELAISAGADPVAVVSGSRQRPDARYFIGTGKLAEIKDIVDREEAQVVLFDHALSPSQERNLESVLQCRVLDRTGLILDIFAQRARTHEGKLQVELAQLQHMSTRLIRGWTHLERQKGGIGMRGPGETQLETDRRLLRERIKAIQKRLAKVGSQRDQNRRSRDRSSVPTVSLVGYTNAGKSTLFNRATGADVYAADQLFATLDPTLRRLDIEQIGSIVLADTVGFIRQLPHRLIKAFQATLKESSEADLLLHVVDAADVSRDENMAHVDSVLEEIGANEVPMLIVFNKIDALPTAEPRIDRDANGNPFRVWLSARDGQGIDLLKQAIAELLAEDVFSETLYLPSKYGRLRAMLFEHGAVRSERFDETGQFVLDVKLPKKDYLQILARAGMSEDQIEIT